The Rhododendron vialii isolate Sample 1 chromosome 6a, ASM3025357v1 genome includes a window with the following:
- the LOC131330968 gene encoding jacalin-related lectin 3 isoform X1, which translates to MYPLSQSMENYGKNTMSVGPWGGADGFRWDDGVYSGIRQLVIAHGAGIDSIHIEYDDRGISVWSDKHGGSGGLKTDKVKLGYPDEFLTSIQGYYGSINEWGPLYVRSLTFESNKRTYGPYGIEQGTYFSFPMVGGKIVGFHGKCGWYLDAIGAYLEPIGHKPNPLKSLVQSHYFANGTEKYSYSVVQGNLGNSYDIVLGFRQRDTYNCHSPDDLSRQTSSSREFSDTESKMLSVPNSIERFSSKAENGLVSYGAWGGTGGTEFDDGVYTGVRQIHVSRNVGIVSIKVLYEQNGDAIWGSKNGGTGGFKSDKIIFDYPFEILMHLTGFYGPAMIMGPTVIKSLTFHTSKTKYGPFGEEQCQQFTTNLKEGKIVGFHGRKGMFLDAIGVHVVEGKVMPPTRPPSNSSNQGDIVTPPIRPPFNSSGQDEVFATKVEKPHWTNKLALARRGPTDEFENRVVKEPAPCETGPWGGDGGRPWDDGVFSGIKQIYLTRKEAICSIQIEYDRNGQSVWSTKHGGDGGATPIVLKLDHPHEVLTCISGFYGPINGNHRARVVKSLTFTTSRRKCGPYGEEIGTFFTSITTEGKVVGFHGRSGMYLDAIGVHMQHWLGDQKPSKSSYLRKIFQ; encoded by the exons ATGTATCCTCTTTCACAGAGTATGGAGAATTATGGAAAGAATACCATGTCAGTTGGGCCTTGGGGTGGCGCAGATGGATTTCGTTGGGATGATGGGGTGTACTCAGGAATAAGGCAGTTGGTCATTGCTCATGGAGCTGGAATTGACTCCATTCATATTGAGTATGATGACAGAGGGATCTCAGTGTGGTCAGACAAGcatggtggtagtggaggtcTTAAAACTGACAAG GTCAAGCTTGGGTACCCAGATGAGTTTCTAACTTCAATCCAAGGATACTATGGTAGCATAAACGAATGGGGGCCACTTTATGTCCGGTCACTTActtttgaaagtaacaaaagaACATATGGACCATATGGCATTGAACAAGGGACATATTTCTCATTTCCAATGGTTGGGGGCAAGATTGTTGGATTCCATGGCAAGTGTGGGTGGTATCTAGATGCAATTGGAGCATATCTTGAGCCTATTGGCCACAAACCAAACCCATTGAAGTCTTTGGTTCAGTCTCATTACTTCGCTAATGGGACTGAGAAATATAGTTACTCGGTTGTGCAGGGAAATCTTGGCAATAGCTATGATATAGTTCTTGGTTTTAGACAGAGGGACACATACAACTGTCATTCACCAGATGATCTCTCAAGGCAGACTTCCAGTTCACGAGAGTTCAGTGATACAGAATCAAAG ATGCTTAGTGTACCTAACTCTATTGAGAGATTCTCTTCGAAAGCTGAAAACGGCCTTGTATCATATGGGGCCTGGGGTGGTACTGGTGGCACTGAGTTTGATGATGGAGTCTATACAGGTGTTAGACAGATTCACGTATCACGTAATGTGGGTATTGTTTCCATAAAAGTTTTGTATGAACAAAATGGTGACGCTATATGGGGAAGCAAAAATGGAGGGACTGGTGGATTTAAATCTGATAAG ATAATCTTTGATTATCCCTTCGAAATCTTGATGCATCTAACAGGCTTCTATGGACCTGCCATGATTATGGGGCCAACTGTTATTAAGTCTCTCACTTTCCATACTAGCAAGACAAAATATGGACCATTTGGGGAAGAACAATGCCAGCAATTTACCACCAACTTGAAAGAAGGGAAGATTGTTGGATTCCATGGGAGGAAAGGCATGTTTCTTGATGCTATTGGTGTTCATGTGGTAGAAGGGAAAGTGATGCCACCAACACGCCCACCATCCAATTCCTCCAATCAGGGTGACATAGTAACCCCACCAATTCGTCCTCCATTCAATTCATCGGGTCAAGATGAAGTGTTCGCTACAAAGGTTGAAAAGCCGCACTGGACTAATAAACTAGCACTAGCAAGGCGAGGACCAACAGATGAG TTTGAAAACAGAGTAGTAAAAGAACCAGCTCCATGTGAGACAGGACCATGGGGTGGCGATGGAGGGAGGCCATGGGATGATGGTGTGTTCTCGGGGATCAAGCAAATATACTTGACAAGAAAGGAAGCCATTTGCTCGATACAGATCGAGTATGATCGAAATGGACAATCTGTTTGGTCAACAAAACACGGAGGTGATGGTGGCGCTACTCCAATCGTG TTAAAGTTAGATCACCCCCATGAAGTGCTTACTTGCATAAGTGGATTCTATGGTCCTATCAATGGAAATCATCGAGCAAGAGTAGTAAAGTCTTTGACATTTACTACAAGTAGAAGGAAATGCGGTCCCTATGGGGAGGAGATAGGAACATTCTTCACTTCTATTACGACGGAGGGGAAGGTGGTCGGCTTCCATGGGAGGAGTGGCATGTACTTGGATGCCATTGGAGTCCACATGCAGCACTGGTTAGGTGATCAGAAGCCATCGAAGTCTTCCTACCTCAGGAAAATCTTCCAGTAA
- the LOC131330968 gene encoding jacalin-related lectin 3 isoform X3 has protein sequence MYPLSQSMENYGKNTMSVGPWGGADGFRWDDGVYSGIRQLVIAHGAGIDSIHIEYDDRGISVWSDKHGGSGGLKTDKGNLGNSYDIVLGFRQRDTYNCHSPDDLSRQTSSSREFSDTESKMLSVPNSIERFSSKAENGLVSYGAWGGTGGTEFDDGVYTGVRQIHVSRNVGIVSIKVLYEQNGDAIWGSKNGGTGGFKSDKIIFDYPFEILMHLTGFYGPAMIMGPTVIKSLTFHTSKTKYGPFGEEQCQQFTTNLKEGKIVGFHGRKGMFLDAIGVHVVEGKVMPPTRPPSNSSNQGDIVTPPIRPPFNSSGQDEVFATKVEKPHWTNKLALARRGPTDEFENRVVKEPAPCETGPWGGDGGRPWDDGVFSGIKQIYLTRKEAICSIQIEYDRNGQSVWSTKHGGDGGATPIVLKLDHPHEVLTCISGFYGPINGNHRARVVKSLTFTTSRRKCGPYGEEIGTFFTSITTEGKVVGFHGRSGMYLDAIGVHMQHWLGDQKPSKSSYLRKIFQ, from the exons ATGTATCCTCTTTCACAGAGTATGGAGAATTATGGAAAGAATACCATGTCAGTTGGGCCTTGGGGTGGCGCAGATGGATTTCGTTGGGATGATGGGGTGTACTCAGGAATAAGGCAGTTGGTCATTGCTCATGGAGCTGGAATTGACTCCATTCATATTGAGTATGATGACAGAGGGATCTCAGTGTGGTCAGACAAGcatggtggtagtggaggtcTTAAAACTGACAAG GGAAATCTTGGCAATAGCTATGATATAGTTCTTGGTTTTAGACAGAGGGACACATACAACTGTCATTCACCAGATGATCTCTCAAGGCAGACTTCCAGTTCACGAGAGTTCAGTGATACAGAATCAAAG ATGCTTAGTGTACCTAACTCTATTGAGAGATTCTCTTCGAAAGCTGAAAACGGCCTTGTATCATATGGGGCCTGGGGTGGTACTGGTGGCACTGAGTTTGATGATGGAGTCTATACAGGTGTTAGACAGATTCACGTATCACGTAATGTGGGTATTGTTTCCATAAAAGTTTTGTATGAACAAAATGGTGACGCTATATGGGGAAGCAAAAATGGAGGGACTGGTGGATTTAAATCTGATAAG ATAATCTTTGATTATCCCTTCGAAATCTTGATGCATCTAACAGGCTTCTATGGACCTGCCATGATTATGGGGCCAACTGTTATTAAGTCTCTCACTTTCCATACTAGCAAGACAAAATATGGACCATTTGGGGAAGAACAATGCCAGCAATTTACCACCAACTTGAAAGAAGGGAAGATTGTTGGATTCCATGGGAGGAAAGGCATGTTTCTTGATGCTATTGGTGTTCATGTGGTAGAAGGGAAAGTGATGCCACCAACACGCCCACCATCCAATTCCTCCAATCAGGGTGACATAGTAACCCCACCAATTCGTCCTCCATTCAATTCATCGGGTCAAGATGAAGTGTTCGCTACAAAGGTTGAAAAGCCGCACTGGACTAATAAACTAGCACTAGCAAGGCGAGGACCAACAGATGAG TTTGAAAACAGAGTAGTAAAAGAACCAGCTCCATGTGAGACAGGACCATGGGGTGGCGATGGAGGGAGGCCATGGGATGATGGTGTGTTCTCGGGGATCAAGCAAATATACTTGACAAGAAAGGAAGCCATTTGCTCGATACAGATCGAGTATGATCGAAATGGACAATCTGTTTGGTCAACAAAACACGGAGGTGATGGTGGCGCTACTCCAATCGTG TTAAAGTTAGATCACCCCCATGAAGTGCTTACTTGCATAAGTGGATTCTATGGTCCTATCAATGGAAATCATCGAGCAAGAGTAGTAAAGTCTTTGACATTTACTACAAGTAGAAGGAAATGCGGTCCCTATGGGGAGGAGATAGGAACATTCTTCACTTCTATTACGACGGAGGGGAAGGTGGTCGGCTTCCATGGGAGGAGTGGCATGTACTTGGATGCCATTGGAGTCCACATGCAGCACTGGTTAGGTGATCAGAAGCCATCGAAGTCTTCCTACCTCAGGAAAATCTTCCAGTAA
- the LOC131330968 gene encoding jacalin-related lectin 3 isoform X2, whose protein sequence is MENYGKNTMSVGPWGGADGFRWDDGVYSGIRQLVIAHGAGIDSIHIEYDDRGISVWSDKHGGSGGLKTDKVKLGYPDEFLTSIQGYYGSINEWGPLYVRSLTFESNKRTYGPYGIEQGTYFSFPMVGGKIVGFHGKCGWYLDAIGAYLEPIGHKPNPLKSLVQSHYFANGTEKYSYSVVQGNLGNSYDIVLGFRQRDTYNCHSPDDLSRQTSSSREFSDTESKMLSVPNSIERFSSKAENGLVSYGAWGGTGGTEFDDGVYTGVRQIHVSRNVGIVSIKVLYEQNGDAIWGSKNGGTGGFKSDKIIFDYPFEILMHLTGFYGPAMIMGPTVIKSLTFHTSKTKYGPFGEEQCQQFTTNLKEGKIVGFHGRKGMFLDAIGVHVVEGKVMPPTRPPSNSSNQGDIVTPPIRPPFNSSGQDEVFATKVEKPHWTNKLALARRGPTDEFENRVVKEPAPCETGPWGGDGGRPWDDGVFSGIKQIYLTRKEAICSIQIEYDRNGQSVWSTKHGGDGGATPIVLKLDHPHEVLTCISGFYGPINGNHRARVVKSLTFTTSRRKCGPYGEEIGTFFTSITTEGKVVGFHGRSGMYLDAIGVHMQHWLGDQKPSKSSYLRKIFQ, encoded by the exons ATGGAGAATTATGGAAAGAATACCATGTCAGTTGGGCCTTGGGGTGGCGCAGATGGATTTCGTTGGGATGATGGGGTGTACTCAGGAATAAGGCAGTTGGTCATTGCTCATGGAGCTGGAATTGACTCCATTCATATTGAGTATGATGACAGAGGGATCTCAGTGTGGTCAGACAAGcatggtggtagtggaggtcTTAAAACTGACAAG GTCAAGCTTGGGTACCCAGATGAGTTTCTAACTTCAATCCAAGGATACTATGGTAGCATAAACGAATGGGGGCCACTTTATGTCCGGTCACTTActtttgaaagtaacaaaagaACATATGGACCATATGGCATTGAACAAGGGACATATTTCTCATTTCCAATGGTTGGGGGCAAGATTGTTGGATTCCATGGCAAGTGTGGGTGGTATCTAGATGCAATTGGAGCATATCTTGAGCCTATTGGCCACAAACCAAACCCATTGAAGTCTTTGGTTCAGTCTCATTACTTCGCTAATGGGACTGAGAAATATAGTTACTCGGTTGTGCAGGGAAATCTTGGCAATAGCTATGATATAGTTCTTGGTTTTAGACAGAGGGACACATACAACTGTCATTCACCAGATGATCTCTCAAGGCAGACTTCCAGTTCACGAGAGTTCAGTGATACAGAATCAAAG ATGCTTAGTGTACCTAACTCTATTGAGAGATTCTCTTCGAAAGCTGAAAACGGCCTTGTATCATATGGGGCCTGGGGTGGTACTGGTGGCACTGAGTTTGATGATGGAGTCTATACAGGTGTTAGACAGATTCACGTATCACGTAATGTGGGTATTGTTTCCATAAAAGTTTTGTATGAACAAAATGGTGACGCTATATGGGGAAGCAAAAATGGAGGGACTGGTGGATTTAAATCTGATAAG ATAATCTTTGATTATCCCTTCGAAATCTTGATGCATCTAACAGGCTTCTATGGACCTGCCATGATTATGGGGCCAACTGTTATTAAGTCTCTCACTTTCCATACTAGCAAGACAAAATATGGACCATTTGGGGAAGAACAATGCCAGCAATTTACCACCAACTTGAAAGAAGGGAAGATTGTTGGATTCCATGGGAGGAAAGGCATGTTTCTTGATGCTATTGGTGTTCATGTGGTAGAAGGGAAAGTGATGCCACCAACACGCCCACCATCCAATTCCTCCAATCAGGGTGACATAGTAACCCCACCAATTCGTCCTCCATTCAATTCATCGGGTCAAGATGAAGTGTTCGCTACAAAGGTTGAAAAGCCGCACTGGACTAATAAACTAGCACTAGCAAGGCGAGGACCAACAGATGAG TTTGAAAACAGAGTAGTAAAAGAACCAGCTCCATGTGAGACAGGACCATGGGGTGGCGATGGAGGGAGGCCATGGGATGATGGTGTGTTCTCGGGGATCAAGCAAATATACTTGACAAGAAAGGAAGCCATTTGCTCGATACAGATCGAGTATGATCGAAATGGACAATCTGTTTGGTCAACAAAACACGGAGGTGATGGTGGCGCTACTCCAATCGTG TTAAAGTTAGATCACCCCCATGAAGTGCTTACTTGCATAAGTGGATTCTATGGTCCTATCAATGGAAATCATCGAGCAAGAGTAGTAAAGTCTTTGACATTTACTACAAGTAGAAGGAAATGCGGTCCCTATGGGGAGGAGATAGGAACATTCTTCACTTCTATTACGACGGAGGGGAAGGTGGTCGGCTTCCATGGGAGGAGTGGCATGTACTTGGATGCCATTGGAGTCCACATGCAGCACTGGTTAGGTGATCAGAAGCCATCGAAGTCTTCCTACCTCAGGAAAATCTTCCAGTAA